One genomic window of Stigmatopora nigra isolate UIUO_SnigA chromosome 13, RoL_Snig_1.1, whole genome shotgun sequence includes the following:
- the gpx2 gene encoding glutathione peroxidase 2 encodes MLLRMAFIAKTFYDLRATTLDGDPVDFNVYRGRVVLIENVASLUGTTSQDFSQLKQLQSKYPHRLVVLAFPCNQFGYQENCTNDEILNSLQYVRPGGGFPNFTIFQKCDVNGENAHPVFAYLKEKLPFPGDDPNHLMLDPKFLIWSPVSRTDVSWNFEKFLIAPEGEPFKRYSRKFPTIDIEPDIQRLLKLTKN; translated from the exons ATGCTGCTGAGAATGGCGTTCATCGCCAAAACTTTCTATGACCTGAGGGCCACGACCCTAGATGGCGACCCGGTGGACTTCAATGTGTATCGAGGGCGAGTGGTGCTTATAGAGAACGTAGCCTCGCTCTGAGGCACCACCAGCCAGGACTTCAGTCAGCTCAAACAGCTCCAGAGCAAGTATCCCCATCGACTGGTGGTCCTGGCCTTCCCTTGTAACCAGTTTGGGTATCAG GAGAATTGTACCAATGATGAGATCCTAAATTCCCTGCAGTATGTGCGTCCAGGTGGAGGATTTCCCAACTTCACCATCTTCCAGAAGTgcgacgtcaatggcgaaaatgCACACCCCGTATTTGCCTATCTGAAAGAGAAACTCCCCTTCCCAGGTGACGACCCCAACCACCTCATGCTGGATCCCAAATTCCTCATTTGGAGTCCTGTCAGTAGGACAGATGTATCTTGGAACTTTGAGAAATTCCTTATAGCACCCGAGGGTGAGCCATTTAAAAGATACAGCAGAAAGTTCCCCACCATTGATATTGAGCCAGACATTCAACGATTGCTAAAATTAACCAaaaattaa
- the LOC144206338 gene encoding ras-related protein Rab-15-like isoform X2 has protein sequence MLRRFTDKEFDTGHISTIGVDFKMKTLEIDGIKVRVQIWDTAGQERYQTITKQYYRRAQGIVFVYDITCESSFQHIVKWATDVEEYAPEKVQRILVGNKADEESRRRVSSEEGSKLAERYGMDFFETSASTSHNIDKSFTRVTELVLQAHKRDVDNLLGSLDDYLNKAGLDENGDDKLTNIRRDCACSRIV, from the exons ATGCTGCGTCGATTCACGGATAAAGAGTTTGATACTGGACATATCTCCACTATTG gtgtggattttaaaatgaaaacactAGAAATCGATGGAATCAAGGTTCGAGTCCAAATATG GGATACAGCTGGTCAGGAGCGCtatcaaaccataaccaaacagTACTATAGGCGTGCACAG GGTATCGTCTTTGTTTACGACATCACATGTGAGTCCTCCTTTCAGCACATTGTCAAGTGGGCAACTGACGTAGAAGAG TACGCGCCAGAAAAAGTGCAGAGGATTTTGGTCGGGAACAAAGCTGATGAAGAGTCGAGGAGGCGAGTGTCGAGTGAAGAAGGGAGCAAG CTGGCAGAAAGGTACGGTATGGATTTTTTTGAGACCAGCGCATCTACAAGCCACAATATTGACAAG TCCTTCACTCGAGTGACAGAACTGGTGCTTCAGGCTCATAAGAGAGATGTGGACAACCTTCTGGGATCTCTGGATGACTATTTAAACAAAGCCGGCCTGGATGAAAATGGTGACGATAAATTGACCAACATTCGGAGAGACTGTGCCTGTTCCAGAATTGTTTGA
- the LOC144206338 gene encoding ras-related protein Rab-15-like isoform X1 encodes MAKQYDILFRILLLGDSGVGKTCMLRRFTDKEFDTGHISTIGVDFKMKTLEIDGIKVRVQIWDTAGQERYQTITKQYYRRAQGIVFVYDITCESSFQHIVKWATDVEEYAPEKVQRILVGNKADEESRRRVSSEEGSKLAERYGMDFFETSASTSHNIDKSFTRVTELVLQAHKRDVDNLLGSLDDYLNKAGLDENGDDKLTNIRRDCACSRIV; translated from the exons ATGGCTAAACAGTACGATATTTTATTCCGTATTCTCCTCCTGGGGGACTCAGGGGTCGGCAAGACGTGTATGCTGCGTCGATTCACGGATAAAGAGTTTGATACTGGACATATCTCCACTATTG gtgtggattttaaaatgaaaacactAGAAATCGATGGAATCAAGGTTCGAGTCCAAATATG GGATACAGCTGGTCAGGAGCGCtatcaaaccataaccaaacagTACTATAGGCGTGCACAG GGTATCGTCTTTGTTTACGACATCACATGTGAGTCCTCCTTTCAGCACATTGTCAAGTGGGCAACTGACGTAGAAGAG TACGCGCCAGAAAAAGTGCAGAGGATTTTGGTCGGGAACAAAGCTGATGAAGAGTCGAGGAGGCGAGTGTCGAGTGAAGAAGGGAGCAAG CTGGCAGAAAGGTACGGTATGGATTTTTTTGAGACCAGCGCATCTACAAGCCACAATATTGACAAG TCCTTCACTCGAGTGACAGAACTGGTGCTTCAGGCTCATAAGAGAGATGTGGACAACCTTCTGGGATCTCTGGATGACTATTTAAACAAAGCCGGCCTGGATGAAAATGGTGACGATAAATTGACCAACATTCGGAGAGACTGTGCCTGTTCCAGAATTGTTTGA
- the LOC144206679 gene encoding protein max-like isoform X3 has protein sequence MSENDDIEVDSDADKRAHHNALERKRRDHIKDSFHGLRDSVPALQGEKVRQNASRAQILDKATEYIQYMRRKNHSHQQDIDDLKKQNAVLEQQASLLIPVRALEKAKGNNQLQNNYSSDSSLYTNRKGSAVSAFDGGSDSSSESEPEEPPTRKRLRVEPS, from the exons ATGAGCGAAAACGATGACATCGAAGTGGACAGCGAT GCAGACAAGCGAGCACATCATAATGCGCTGGAGCGCAAACGCAGGGACCATATTAAAGATAGCTTTCACGGTTTACGAGACTCTGTGCCTGCACTgcaaggagaaaaggtgaggcaaAAT GCTTCCCGAGCACAAATTCTTGATAAAGCCACTGAGTACATTCAATACATGAGAAGAAAAAATCACAGCCACCAGCAAGACATCGATGATTTAAAGAAACAGAATGCAGTCTTGGAGCAACAAG CAAGCCTTTTGATTCCAGTGCGTGCGCTGGAGAAGGCCAAAGGCAACAATCAGCTGCAGAACAACTACTCCTCTGACAGCAGCCTGTACACGAACCGCAAAGGAAGCGCCGTGTCGGCCTTCGACGGTGGTTCCGACTCCAGTTCCGAATCTGAGCCCGAGGAGCCACCGACCAGAAAGCGGCTGCGCGTAGAGCCCAGCTAG
- the LOC144206679 gene encoding protein max-like isoform X4 gives MSENDDIEVDSDADKRAHHNALERKRRDHIKDSFHGLRDSVPALQGEKASRAQILDKATEYIQYMRRKNHSHQQDIDDLKKQNAVLEQQASLLIPVRALEKAKGNNQLQNNYSSDSSLYTNRKGSAVSAFDGGSDSSSESEPEEPPTRKRLRVEPS, from the exons ATGAGCGAAAACGATGACATCGAAGTGGACAGCGAT GCAGACAAGCGAGCACATCATAATGCGCTGGAGCGCAAACGCAGGGACCATATTAAAGATAGCTTTCACGGTTTACGAGACTCTGTGCCTGCACTgcaaggagaaaag GCTTCCCGAGCACAAATTCTTGATAAAGCCACTGAGTACATTCAATACATGAGAAGAAAAAATCACAGCCACCAGCAAGACATCGATGATTTAAAGAAACAGAATGCAGTCTTGGAGCAACAAG CAAGCCTTTTGATTCCAGTGCGTGCGCTGGAGAAGGCCAAAGGCAACAATCAGCTGCAGAACAACTACTCCTCTGACAGCAGCCTGTACACGAACCGCAAAGGAAGCGCCGTGTCGGCCTTCGACGGTGGTTCCGACTCCAGTTCCGAATCTGAGCCCGAGGAGCCACCGACCAGAAAGCGGCTGCGCGTAGAGCCCAGCTAG
- the LOC144206679 gene encoding protein max-like isoform X7, with protein sequence MSENDDIEVDSDADKRAHHNALERKRRDHIKDSFHGLRDSVPALQGEKASRAQILDKATEYIQYMRRKNHSHQQDIDDLKKQNAVLEQQVRALEKAKGNNQLQNNYSSDSSLYTNRKGSAVSAFDGGSDSSSESEPEEPPTRKRLRVEPS encoded by the exons ATGAGCGAAAACGATGACATCGAAGTGGACAGCGAT GCAGACAAGCGAGCACATCATAATGCGCTGGAGCGCAAACGCAGGGACCATATTAAAGATAGCTTTCACGGTTTACGAGACTCTGTGCCTGCACTgcaaggagaaaag GCTTCCCGAGCACAAATTCTTGATAAAGCCACTGAGTACATTCAATACATGAGAAGAAAAAATCACAGCCACCAGCAAGACATCGATGATTTAAAGAAACAGAATGCAGTCTTGGAGCAACAAG TGCGTGCGCTGGAGAAGGCCAAAGGCAACAATCAGCTGCAGAACAACTACTCCTCTGACAGCAGCCTGTACACGAACCGCAAAGGAAGCGCCGTGTCGGCCTTCGACGGTGGTTCCGACTCCAGTTCCGAATCTGAGCCCGAGGAGCCACCGACCAGAAAGCGGCTGCGCGTAGAGCCCAGCTAG
- the LOC144206679 gene encoding protein max-like isoform X6 encodes MSENDDIEVDSDADKRAHHNALERKRRDHIKDSFHGLRDSVPALQGEKVRQNASRAQILDKATEYIQYMRRKNHSHQQDIDDLKKQNAVLEQQVRALEKAKGNNQLQNNYSSDSSLYTNRKGSAVSAFDGGSDSSSESEPEEPPTRKRLRVEPS; translated from the exons ATGAGCGAAAACGATGACATCGAAGTGGACAGCGAT GCAGACAAGCGAGCACATCATAATGCGCTGGAGCGCAAACGCAGGGACCATATTAAAGATAGCTTTCACGGTTTACGAGACTCTGTGCCTGCACTgcaaggagaaaaggtgaggcaaAAT GCTTCCCGAGCACAAATTCTTGATAAAGCCACTGAGTACATTCAATACATGAGAAGAAAAAATCACAGCCACCAGCAAGACATCGATGATTTAAAGAAACAGAATGCAGTCTTGGAGCAACAAG TGCGTGCGCTGGAGAAGGCCAAAGGCAACAATCAGCTGCAGAACAACTACTCCTCTGACAGCAGCCTGTACACGAACCGCAAAGGAAGCGCCGTGTCGGCCTTCGACGGTGGTTCCGACTCCAGTTCCGAATCTGAGCCCGAGGAGCCACCGACCAGAAAGCGGCTGCGCGTAGAGCCCAGCTAG
- the LOC144206679 gene encoding protein max-like isoform X2, whose protein sequence is MSENDDIEVDSDADKRAHHNALERKRRDHIKDSFHGLRDSVPALQGEKSSVKQASRAQILDKATEYIQYMRRKNHSHQQDIDDLKKQNAVLEQQASLLIPVRALEKAKGNNQLQNNYSSDSSLYTNRKGSAVSAFDGGSDSSSESEPEEPPTRKRLRVEPS, encoded by the exons ATGAGCGAAAACGATGACATCGAAGTGGACAGCGAT GCAGACAAGCGAGCACATCATAATGCGCTGGAGCGCAAACGCAGGGACCATATTAAAGATAGCTTTCACGGTTTACGAGACTCTGTGCCTGCACTgcaaggagaaaag AGCTCTGTTAAACAGGCTTCCCGAGCACAAATTCTTGATAAAGCCACTGAGTACATTCAATACATGAGAAGAAAAAATCACAGCCACCAGCAAGACATCGATGATTTAAAGAAACAGAATGCAGTCTTGGAGCAACAAG CAAGCCTTTTGATTCCAGTGCGTGCGCTGGAGAAGGCCAAAGGCAACAATCAGCTGCAGAACAACTACTCCTCTGACAGCAGCCTGTACACGAACCGCAAAGGAAGCGCCGTGTCGGCCTTCGACGGTGGTTCCGACTCCAGTTCCGAATCTGAGCCCGAGGAGCCACCGACCAGAAAGCGGCTGCGCGTAGAGCCCAGCTAG
- the LOC144206679 gene encoding protein max-like isoform X5: MSENDDIEVDSDADKRAHHNALERKRRDHIKDSFHGLRDSVPALQGEKSSVKQASRAQILDKATEYIQYMRRKNHSHQQDIDDLKKQNAVLEQQVRALEKAKGNNQLQNNYSSDSSLYTNRKGSAVSAFDGGSDSSSESEPEEPPTRKRLRVEPS, translated from the exons ATGAGCGAAAACGATGACATCGAAGTGGACAGCGAT GCAGACAAGCGAGCACATCATAATGCGCTGGAGCGCAAACGCAGGGACCATATTAAAGATAGCTTTCACGGTTTACGAGACTCTGTGCCTGCACTgcaaggagaaaag AGCTCTGTTAAACAGGCTTCCCGAGCACAAATTCTTGATAAAGCCACTGAGTACATTCAATACATGAGAAGAAAAAATCACAGCCACCAGCAAGACATCGATGATTTAAAGAAACAGAATGCAGTCTTGGAGCAACAAG TGCGTGCGCTGGAGAAGGCCAAAGGCAACAATCAGCTGCAGAACAACTACTCCTCTGACAGCAGCCTGTACACGAACCGCAAAGGAAGCGCCGTGTCGGCCTTCGACGGTGGTTCCGACTCCAGTTCCGAATCTGAGCCCGAGGAGCCACCGACCAGAAAGCGGCTGCGCGTAGAGCCCAGCTAG
- the LOC144206679 gene encoding protein max-like isoform X1 has translation MSENDDIEVDSDADKRAHHNALERKRRDHIKDSFHGLRDSVPALQGEKVRQNSSVKQASRAQILDKATEYIQYMRRKNHSHQQDIDDLKKQNAVLEQQASLLIPVRALEKAKGNNQLQNNYSSDSSLYTNRKGSAVSAFDGGSDSSSESEPEEPPTRKRLRVEPS, from the exons ATGAGCGAAAACGATGACATCGAAGTGGACAGCGAT GCAGACAAGCGAGCACATCATAATGCGCTGGAGCGCAAACGCAGGGACCATATTAAAGATAGCTTTCACGGTTTACGAGACTCTGTGCCTGCACTgcaaggagaaaaggtgaggcaaAAT AGCTCTGTTAAACAGGCTTCCCGAGCACAAATTCTTGATAAAGCCACTGAGTACATTCAATACATGAGAAGAAAAAATCACAGCCACCAGCAAGACATCGATGATTTAAAGAAACAGAATGCAGTCTTGGAGCAACAAG CAAGCCTTTTGATTCCAGTGCGTGCGCTGGAGAAGGCCAAAGGCAACAATCAGCTGCAGAACAACTACTCCTCTGACAGCAGCCTGTACACGAACCGCAAAGGAAGCGCCGTGTCGGCCTTCGACGGTGGTTCCGACTCCAGTTCCGAATCTGAGCCCGAGGAGCCACCGACCAGAAAGCGGCTGCGCGTAGAGCCCAGCTAG
- the LOC144205921 gene encoding hepatic sodium/bile acid cotransporter-like has protein sequence MNTTMNAMVTKNEVNMSSNGSMSILNIPQPLNNAINIFTIIILFITMISLGCTMEISKIKNHLLKPKGVAIAMVTQFGIMPLTAFALAKSLRMDSVKAMTVLICGCCPGGNLSNIFALALKGDMNLSIVMTTCSCIAALGLMPLLLLIYCQGFSGLENAVPYVGILSTLAFTLVPCSMGIVLNHYKPNYTPIVLKSGLSILIVSSIIVFSLSGVAVKSMLWMILTADVIAVAALMPFIGFMLGYVMSAMCRLSPRCSRTVSVETGCQNIQLCVAILKVAFPPEVIGPMFLFPLLYYIFQCAEALLLTVCFRCYQIGKLPDEETRTYTNVRVQNEEAKPPQCLRSSDENNLT, from the exons ATGAACACCACAATGAACGCGATGGTCACGAAAAATGAAGTAAACATGTCCTCCAATGGGAGCATGAGTATCTTAAACAtcccccaaccccttaacaatgcCATCAACATCTTTACCatcatcatcctcttcatcaCCATGATATCCCTGGGCTGCACCATGGAGATTTCCAAAATCAAAAACCATCTGCTTAAGCCAAAGGGGGTGGCCATCGCCATGGTGACCCAGTTCGGCATCATGCCACTCACTGCATTTGCACTTGCCAAATCACTCAGGATGGATTCTGTCAAGGCCATGACTGTGCTCATATGTGGTTGCTGTCCTGGAGGAAACCTATCAAACATCTTCGCCTTGGCCCTCAAGGGGGATATGAACCT TAGTATTGTGATGACCACCTGCTCCTGCATTGCAGCCCTGGGTTTGATGCCCCTACTGCTTCTGATCTACTGCCAAGGCTTTAGCGGCCTGGAAAACGCGGTGCCTTACGTGGGCATCCTCAGCACGCTCGCTTTCACGCTGGTGCCATGCAGCATGGGCATTGTGCTTAATCACTACAAACCAAATTATACACCGATAGTCCTGAAA TCTGGGCTGAGCATCCTGATCGTCTCCAGCATCATTGTCTTCTCTTTATCTGGTGTGGCGGTCAAGAGCATGCTGTGGATGATACTGACTGCTGACGTTATTGCCGTGGCAGCTCTGATGCCCTTCATAGGATTCATGCTTGGATATGTTATGTCAGCCATGTGCAGACTAAGTCCAAG ATGCAGCAGGACCGTCTCTGTGGAAACAGGGTGTCAGAACATCCAGCTGTGTGTGGCCATCTTGAAGGTGGCCTTCCCTCCAGAGGTTATTGGACCCATGTTTCTCTTCCCTTTGCTGTACTACATATTCCAGTGTGCCGAGGCTCTTCTCCTGACCGTGTGCTTCAGATGTTACCAAATTGGAAAGTTGCCAGATGAGG AAACAAGAACATACACGAATGTCAGAGTCCAAAATGAGGAGGCGAAGCCACCACAATGTCTGAGAAGCTCAGATGAAAATAACCTAACGTGA
- the LOC144205911 gene encoding sushi domain-containing protein 4-like gives MCNGKTEATSQVDFKWSVYFSLALAVVARGQRSGCLRPVMVEHGSPNVPETNIGYFPEGTVLEYHCDSGYLIDGPSVLTCTAFGQWSSEPPQCIHSDVCQPLHLPKNGGYTCHPSPCHRLSHGTVIEFYCNEGYVLKGDYKYLTCQYGEWDGPLQISCVKEQACLPISVPENGGYTCHPSPCRLFSHGTVIEFFCHPGFILDGDYKYLTCQDGQWDSSMQIGCLKQGCMRPFTDQHLSSNLTDTNIGTFPVGAVLQYRCDPGYQLAGPTIISCTTSGHWSSEPPHCLRTNVCQPPYEPENGGYTCHPYPCGRLTHGIVIEYYCNEGYILKGDYKYLTCQYGTWDDHMQISCLMEQGHNTSLPLGMPTLSIVSTTASSVALILLLVVLFVLLQPKLKSFHRREEGVSGHPVSILVEGVQVTLPSYEEAVRNNALDPSSESLVPIVLSEERPQATTPEAGPSRATSSKRLDTETAVAHPFPPSPSSSSSSSWTQEHADTTARSPEDQHGLPLVDSEADCSDDMPLLKEA, from the exons ATGTGCAATGGAAAGACAGAGGCAACATCACAAGTCGATTTTAAATGGTCTGTCTACTTCTCCCTGGCACTGGCGGTGGTAGCCAGGGGTCAACGTTCAG GTTGTCTCAGACCTGTCATGGTAGAGCATGGGTCACCTAACGTACCAGAAACCAACATTGGTTATTTCCCAGAGGGAACAGTGCTGGAGTACCACTGTGATTCTGGTTACCTGATAGACGGACCAAGTGTACTCACCTGCACAGCATTTGGACAGTGGTCTTCAGAACCCCCACAGTGCATACACAGTGACG TATGCCAGCCTCTACATCTGCCAAAAAATGGGGGCTACACCTGCCACCCCTCTCCATGTCACAGACTTTCTCATGGCACTGTGATTGAATTCTACTGCAATGAAGGCTACGTTTTGAAAGGCGACTATAAATATCTTACCTGTCAATATGGGGAATGGGATGGCCCACTTCAGATCAGCTGTGTCAAAGAGCAAG CTTGTCTGCCCATTTCTGTACCCGAGAACGGGGGCTACACCTGCCACCCATCCCCTTGTCGACTGTTCTCTCACGGCACTGTCATCGAGTTCTTTTGTCATCCGGGCTTCATACTGGACGGAGACTACAAATACTTGACCTGTCAGGATGGACAATGGGACAGCTCCATGCAAATTGGATGTCTCAAACAAG GGTGTATGAGACCCTTCACAGATCAGCACCTTTCTTCTAACCTGACCGACACTAACATCGGCACCTTCCCCGTGGGCGCCGTACTGCAGTACCGTTGTGACCCAGGTTACCAGCTCGCCGGACCTACCATCATCAGCTGCACTACCTCGGGACACTGGTCCTCAGAACCTCCTCACTGTTTACGCACCAACG TATGCCAGCCTCCATATGAACCAGAGAACGGAGGCTACACCTGCCACCCATACCCCTGTGGGAGACTCACTCATGGCATCGTGATTGAGTACTACTGTAATGAAGGCTACATCCTGAAAGGAGACTATAAATACCTCACCTGTCAATATGGCACCTGGGACGACCACATGCAGATCAGTTGCTTAATGGAACAAG GCCACAACACTTCCCTACCATTGGGGATGCCAACTTTGTCCATAGTGTCAACCACTGCAAGCTCAGTGGCCCTCATCCTTCTCTTGGTGGTCCTATTTGTGCTTCTGCAGCCAAAACTGAAATCTTTTCATCG GCGGGAGGAGGGTGTGTCAGGCCATCCCGTGTCCATATTGGTGGAAGGTGTCCAGGTGACTCTACCCTCGTACGAGGAGGCGGTCAGGAATAATGCCTTGGATCCCAGCTCAGAGTCCCTCGTTCCAATCGTGTTGTCTGAGGAGCGGCCGCAAGCCACGACGCCGGAGGCCGGCCCATCTCGGGCCACTTCCTCTAAACGGCTAGACACCGAAACGGCTGTGGCGCACCCCTTTCCGCCTTCGCCGTCCTCGTCTTCATCCTCGAGCTGGACTCAGGAGCATGCAGACACCACTGCTCGGTCACCTGAAGACCAGCACGGGCTCCCTCTGGTTGACTCTGAAGCGGACTGTTCTGATG ATATGCCATTGCTGAAGGAAGCCTGA